One genomic region from Prunus persica cultivar Lovell chromosome G3, Prunus_persica_NCBIv2, whole genome shotgun sequence encodes:
- the LOC18766010 gene encoding ADP,ATP carrier protein 3, mitochondrial — protein MADGSSHPLVFQKIHGQSSLISRLSPNLHTRNHGVTGAYANGGLQRPLLTFESTALAQVSPLPPIVVQAPVEKGAAGFAVDFLMGGVSAAVSKTAAAPIERVKLLIQNQDEMIKAGRLSQPYKGITDCFARTIKDEGVLALWRGNTANVIRYFPTQALNFAFKDYFKRLFNFKKDKDGYWKWFAGNLASGGAAGASSLLFVYSLDYARTRLANDAKAAKKGGERQFNGLIDVYKKTLKSDGIAGLYRGFNISCVGIIVYRGLYFGMYDSLKPVVLTGGLQDSFFASFLLGWGITIGAGLASYPIDTVRRRMMMTSGEAVKYNSSLDAFKQIIKKEGSKSLFKGAGANILRAVAGAGVLAGYDKLQVVLLGKKYGSGGGG, from the exons ATGGCTGATGGGTCATCCCATCCATTGGTATTTCAGAAGATACATGGGCAGTCTTCTCTCATTTCTAGGCTTTCCCCCAACTTGCACACAAGAAACCATGGTGTGACTGGTGCTTATGCCAATGGAGGTTTGCAGAGGCCCCTTCTAACATTTGAAAGCACTGCCCTTGCACAAGTCTCTCCTTTGCCCCCCATTGTGGTACAGGCTCCAGTAGAGAAAGGTGCAGCTGGTTTTGCTGTGGATTTCCTCATGGGAGGTGTATCTGCTGCTGTTTCCAAAACCGCAGCTGCTCCAATTGAGCGTGTTAAACTACTAATACAGAATCAGGATGAGATGATCAAGGCTGGTCGGCTTTCTCAACCATACAAGGGTATAACTGACTGCTTTGCCCGGACAATTAAGGATGAGGGTGTCCTTGCTCTGTGGAGAGGAAACACTGCTAATGTTATCAGATACTTTCCTACCCAG GCCTTAAACTTTGCTTTCAAGGATTACTTCAAGAGGCTTTTCAACTTCAAGAAGGATAAAGATGGTTACTGGAAGTGGTTCGCTGGAAATCTGGCATCAGGTGGTGCTGCTGGTGCTTCATCTCTTCTTTTTGTATATTCTCTGGACTATGCAAGAACACGTTTGGCAAATGACGCCAAGGCTGCCAAAAAGGGTGGTGAGAGGCAGTTTAATGGTTTGATTGATGTTTACAAGAAAACCCTCAAGTCTGATGGTATTGCTGGGCTGTATCGAGGATTCAATATCTCTTGTGTTGGAATTATTGTGTATCGTGGGCTCTACTTCGGAATGTACGATTCTCTGAAACCTGTTGTTCTAACTGGTGGCCTGCAG GATAGTTTCTTTGCTAGTTTCTTGCTGGGATGGGGAATTACGATTGGTGCTGGATTAGCTTCTTACCCCATTGACACAGTCCGCAGAAGGATGATGATGACTTCAGGAGAAGCAGTTAAATACAATAGCTCTTTAGATGCATTTAAACAAATCATCAAAAAGGAGGGTTCTAAATCACTGTTTAAGGGTGCTGGAGCAAACATATTGCGTGCTGTTGCAGGCGCTGGTGTGCTTGCTGGCTATGACAAGCTGCAAGTCGTACTTCTTGGCAAGAAGTATGGGTCTGGCGGTGGTGGTTAA